Genomic window (Desulforapulum autotrophicum HRM2):
TGGCGGTTTAATCATTAATGAATGGTAACGGGCAGCGACAAAGGGGCAAGGCATTCCTTTGAATATACCTTGGTTATTATGATGGACGCTGCTGGTTTTTCCATGCATGGGGATGGGTGCCCGTGGAGTTGTCCCTCCAAAAGCTTCATTGATGCATTGCATTCCCAGGCAAACCCCCAGTACAGGAATTTTTTGGTAAAAGGTTTTAATCAGGGGGATTGAAATGCCTGAGTGGGCCGGGTCTTTTGGGCCGGGACTGATCAGTATATAGTCGGGATCAAATTGTATCGCCCCCTTGATTGAAATTTTATCGCTTCTATGGACCTTAATGGCAAGGTTATAGTGCATAAACATCTGGACTAAATTATACGTAAAGGAATCATAGTTATCTATTACCAGTAGTCTGGGTAAAAGTAACCTGGGTTCAGGCATGCATCTTTTTTTGAAAGTAATCATTTTTTCCTTCCCCAAAAATAAAAAAAGCCATCCAGATACAAGTCTGGATGGCTTTTGCCTATTGCATAACTTCTATTGTTTTTATCTGCTCTAATTGGCCATTTTGGCCAATTATGAAATATAAAAACCATATCCTATTTTTTTTATAGTAATATATGAAACCGATTTTGAGATCAAGCAAAAAATGTTATGCTTTGTCCTGGCGACAGGTCCGGGCCTGGCCCCCAATTGTCTATCCCCTGTTCTTTGAATTGCACTTGATACTGGCGGTCTTTTTTTTATCCATACGCCCCATGGAACATAGGATGCCCAGGATGGACAGGCCGCAGAAGATGGAAAAACCTGTGCCCATGGCATTTACAAATGCCTTTGCAGTGTCGGGCGTTACCGGAGCGTCATCCATGAAAATGGTGAGAATTATGGTGATAACGGTCATGGCGGTGAGCATCCCCACCGTGCGCATGGTGGCGATGAGGCTGGAGGCGATGCCGTAGTCTTTGGGGTCAACACTGCCCATGACTGTGGTCATGTTGGGGGAAGAGAAAAAGGCAAAACCGATGCCCAGAAGTGAGAGAATGATCAGTATCTGGTAGATGGGGGTCTCCACCTGGATAGTGGTGCACATGGCCAGGGCCACTGCGCAGAGCCCCATGCCAAAGGTGGCGATGCGGGCCGGTGGAAAAATGTCTGCAAATTTTCCAGAGATGGGTGATAAAAAGGCCTGGAGAAGGGGCTGTACAATGAGAATAAACCCTGCGGTCTGGGCAGAGAATCCCTTGACCTGCTGGAGGTAAAGACTGAAGAAAAAGGTAACGCCAAACGAGGCCGCATAATTGATGAGGGTTGCGGCGTTGCTCATGGCAAAGACCCGGTTATTAAAGATGAGCTTCACGTTCAGAATGGGGGAGGTGATCTTCGATTCCCAGGCGACAAAAAAGATCATCCCTGCAATCCCACCGGCGAGAAGCCTGGTATATGCACTGCCATCCTTAAGGTGGGTGACGCCGAAGATCACGGCAAAGAGGGCGGCCATGTAGATGAGGCTGCCAACCCAGTCAAATGACTTGCCCTCCGCTCCCTTCCACTCCCCCTTAAGGCGGGTGAGGGTGAGGATCAGGGCGGCAATTTCCATGGGCAGGGCCGAAAAAAAGATCCACCGCCACCCCATGTAGGTTACCATGAATCCTGCCAGAGTGGGGCCGGCCGAGAGTCCTGCATAAACGGCCGCCACAACAATGCCCATGGCTCTGCCACGCTTGCCCGGAGGGATAACCGAGGAGAGGATGGCCACGCTGGTGGCTGTAACCATGGCAGCTCCTGCCCCCTGGAGAAAGCGGAAGAGGATAAAGATCTGGATGGTGGGGGAAAGACCCAGGAGAAGCGTGGCAAGAGTCAAGAGGATGGCACCGGCCACAAACACTTTTTTGCGGCCATGAATGTCGGCTATCCGGCCGGCCGGCAGCATGATAAGGGCCACGGCCAGGATGTAGACCATTTCCACAAGGCCCAGCCCAACAGCTCCTGCGGAAAACTCTTGGCCGATGGCGGGCAGGGCTACCCCCACGGCGGACATCATAAAGGGGGCTAGAAATTGTACTGCCGACACTACAAAGATCGTGAGACCCGGAGAAAGGGATTGTTCAGTTTTGTTTTCCATGCCCCGCCTCCAAGCTGTTTCCCAGTATGGGGTTCTGGTACAGGGTGTCATGCATCCTGTGAATCATGGCAAGGGGGTAAGCAGGGGATGGGGCTGGTCTAAAATTATTATTCATGGATCTCCTGGGCCGTCCCTTCATCCCGTGGGCAGGCTATTCATTGTTGACAAGCAAACCATTGACATGACAATAAATAAACTGTGGAAAGGCGTTGTCAAGGGAGACCTCCTATATTATGCTATGAAGGGAGTTTCATAAAACAAGGTCAAAAGACATCAGCCTAAAAGCGGGAGGACGCGTAAAATATGATTTCCGGTAAAGTTAAATATTCCATTCAGATCGCCCTGATGCTTGTTGTATTCTTTATGGTTTTAGCGGGTCTGATATTTAAATTTGTCGGTGATCTGCGGTCTGAATCCATAAAAAAACACGCAGAGCAAATTGAACAAGAAAAAAGAAAGGCAGAATTTGTTGCCACGATTGAAGAGCAGTATAAACAGATGAAAAAATTATATCAGGAAGGGGAATATGACCAGGTCATAAAGGTTATAAAGGTGTTTAGTGACCATGGGAAATCAGATTACAAAGATTTACCTGAAATTAAACGAGAGATTCGCAGATTACACCTGGAAAAAAAGCTGGACTTCATTCCAAAGATTAATTTGGAAGCGCATATGAATTTTTTAAAAAAAGAGGGGATAGAAAAAGATACGTCAACGCAGGTATTTATTCGGACACCCCGATACGGCCAATATTTTTATCCCTCTGATTTTCCCATCCAACTTGAGGGCAGTGCCCTGTCCCTGAACGGTGATTTCTCCGATGATATCATTTGGACAAGCAGCATTAACGGTAATCTCGGGACAGGGAAATCACTGTCTGTTCGTCTCTCCTTTGGCGATCATAAAATCATTGCCACCGGTACAAACGGAATTACAACCGGAACCATGGGAACCCTTATCCATGTCGTGACTGAGCCTGAGTTTATGAAAAAACATCGTCGAAATTAATCCAAGATCCAGACGGCATCTTTTCTGAATGGAAATCGTCGCTCACAGGGTCCACACAGCATCATTGGGTGATGTGCCGCCGCCGGATCAGGGGGAGCACAAGCTTTGACCCTGAATAAAAAATTGCCCACACCGACAAAAAGTAGTAGTAAGTGGTCAAGTATTGGCCATGTCCCCCTGATCTGAATGGATCTGGGAAAACTATTGTTTATGCAAAGGGTTATTTTCGTCATGTTAACGGATTTTAAGAACCAGATTACTCCCATTGATTTTAATGTCGTTAAGGAAAAAATTCAAGCAACCGGGGTCCCATCTATTGGTAATGGGACCATTCGCGAGATCGTTAAAGTTGCCAATGAAATTCAGCAGGCATCGGGTCAAAGATATATTCGCATGGAAATGGGCGTCCCAGGGCTTGCCCCCCCGGAAGTCGGTATAAATGGAGAGATTGAGGCCCTTAAAAACGGCGTGGCCTCAAAATATCCCATGCTTGAAGGGATTCTGCCCCTCAAGAAGGAAGCGTCCCGATTTATCAAGATGTTCATGGATGTGGATCTGCCTGAAGCCTGCTGCATTCCAACGGTGGGGTCCATGCAGGGAGGGTATGCAACCTTCATGATTCTTGGAAACATGGATGCTCAAAAAGATACCCTTCTTTTTCTTGATCCAGGATTTCCGGTTCAAAAACAGCAGCTGGATGTGCTGGGCCAGAAGTATGAGGCCTTTGATGTCTACAATCACAGGGGGGACAAGCTTGAAGCAAAGCTTGAAGCCTATTGTTCCCGGGGCAATATTGCGGGAATCATCTACTCCAATCCCAACAACCCTTCATGGATCTGCCTTAACGATGATGAGCTTAAAATCATTGCAAAGATTGCCGATAAATATGGGGTCATTGTCATCGAGGATCTGGCCTACTTTGCCATGGATTTCAGAAAGGATCTTTCCATACCGGGAAAGGCGCCCTTTCAACCTACCATTGCAAAGTATACCAAAAATTATATCCTGCTGATCTCAAGCTCCAAGGCGTTCAGCTATGCGGGCCAACGGGTCGGGCTGCTTGCCATATCTCCGGATGTGTACGAAGGTCGCTATTCCCGTCTGAAAACACGGTTTGGCAATGATAAATTTGGCTATACCCTGATTTACAAGATTCTTTATTCCTTTTCTTCGGGGACCTCCCATTCCGCCCAGTACGGCCTTGCTGCAATGCTCAAGGCCGCCAATGACGGTGACTTTAACTTTGTGGATAGTGTCCGTGTGTATGGCGAAAGGGCGGTTGCCATCAAGGCGCTGTTTAAAAAAGCAGGCTTTGAAATCGTATACAGCAGGGATCTGGATGACCCCCTTGGCGACGGCTTTTATTTTACCGTCTGTTTTCCGGGGATGACGGGTGCAGAACTTGTGGAGCGTCTTTTATACTATGGCATCAGCGCCATTGCCCTTTCGGGGACGGGTAGTGACTATGAGGGAATGCGGGTGTGCATGTCCCAGGTTGGAAAGGATGAATTTGAGGTTCTGGGGGCAAGGCTTGAGCAGTTTGGGAATGATTACAAGCTGTCATAATGGTTTTCCCGGGGGTGACAATACCGATGGGGTCACCCCTTTTTCCCAGAGATGAACGGCATTCCCTGTCCCCATGGGAACTGAACATCAATTTGCCGCCCAGAATCAGTAACTGGGGATGTTCATCTGTTACAAAAGGTTGTTCCTGTTTAAGGTCGGGTGGAGTTCCCGGCCTTTACATTTTTTTAAGGCCATGGTGCCGTGGGGAAGGAAGTTGATGCAGACAGATTCAAGCAAAACACGGGATGAACTGCTCGTTGAATTGCAAAGATACAGGGTCAAAGCGCTGGGGGTTGATGCATTAAAAGAACAATTGAACAGGGTTGAGGACCAGTGCCGGTTGTTGCAGTCACGCCTTGAACAGCGCGATCAAGATCTTGCCCGGGAATGTGCCGACCACCATGCTGCGGTTAAGGAACTGGGCCTGGCGCAATTGATCGTTGATCGTAGCCCGGTCATCCTCTTTCGGCGCAAAGCCGGTGATACTTTTCAGATGGATTACATCTCTGTTAACCTTCGTAACTTTGGATATGCACCTGAAGAATTTATCAACGGGAAGTTAAAATTCAGGGATATTATATACAGGGACGATAGGGATCGCGTTAGAGAAGAGGTACTCCGTTTTCAAAAGGCAGATCTGGAAGAATACAGCCAGCAGTACCGCCTGGTCACAAAATCCGGTGAGATACGATGGGTTTACGATCAAACTTCAGTAGTTCGAGATAAATCGGGCACTAAAATTTATAATCAGGGAATTTTAATAGACATTACCGTTCGAAAATCAGCAGAAGAAAAATTACGAAAAAGTGAAGAAAAATTTCGCCGCATTGTCGAGACAGCAGCGGAGGGGTTTCTGTTGATGGATGAAAATCTTCAAATTGTCGATGTAAATGAGGCCTATTGCCGGATGGTCGGGTACACAAAGAAGGAGTTGATCGGCAAAACCCCCCTTGATCTGATGCCGGATACCTCCAGGGGGTATATTCTGGCCAACAAGGAAACCCTTTTTATGCGGGAACATCGTCAGCATGAAAGTCATTTCATCGCTAAGGACGGTCGTCGGATTCCGATCCTGGCCCACGGTAACACCTTAAGGGATGACCAGGGAACAATTATCGGAAATGTGGCCTTTTGCACGGATATGACCGAGCATAAAAAAGCGCTGATACTTGCAGGTGAGGTTCAGAAAAGCCTGCTCCCCAGTAAAAAACCCCATGTCAGGGGGCTTGATATTGCCGGTCGGAATGTGTCATGTGACGAAATCGGGGGGGATTATTTTGATTTTCTCTGGAGACACGATTCCAGCAGGAATGCCTTCAGTATTGTTGTCGGTGATATTTCAGGTCACGGTGTTGAATCGGCTCTCTTGATGACAACGGCCAGAGCCTTTCTCAGAATGCGGGCTGCACAGCCCGGAACCATCTCCGAGATTATATCTGAAATGAACAATCACCTGGTGGGGGATATCCTTGATTCAGGTAAATTCATGACCTTGTTTTATCTGTCCATTGACCCGGACAAACGGGAGTTAAACTGGGTTCGCGCCGGGCATGATCCTGCACTTATCTACACACCGTCCACGGGTGAGTTTGAGGAGTTAAAAGGAAGTGGGCTTGCCCTTGGTGTCATCGACGGTTTTAGGTATATCTCACATCAGAAAAACGATCTGAACAATGGTCAGATCATTGCCATTGGAACCGACGGTATCTGGGAGGCGATCAATACCAACGGGCAGATGTTTGGAAAAAAGCGGTTGCGTGACACGATTCGAAAGTATGCTGGGGAGTCTGCGGACGACATTCTCAATCAGGTCTACGTTGAATTGAATCAGTTTATGAGCGGTACAAAACCCGAAGATGATATTACCCTGGTAATTGTCAAAGTTGAAGGGCTCCCGGAAAAAACCTCCCCGGTGTGAGACTCATCATTTTAAGGCATGGGCTGTTCGGTTACATCTTACGGCTTAAACAGAATTTAAATTTAGGGTTGCTGATGATATCAAAGGGAGAACAGTTTCTGGAACTGATTTCCCAGGGGCAACGTTGGGGAAAAGCCACATTCAGAACTTGTTTTCAAAAGGATACATTTGCTGGGATTGGAGGGTTGTGTAAATAGGGCAACACTGCCAATTTAAACAAAAAACGCAATTAATTTGATTCTTTCTTGCAAATAAATTTGAGAATGTTATGATTATTGATTTTTTATCTGGGAAACAACATGACTCAACCAATTTGCGGAATCCTGTTCGGTCTGGCGGCTTTTACGTCATGGGGATTTCTGCCCGCCTACTGGAAACAGATGCAGGCGGTTACTCCTTTTGAAATTCTCTGCCATCGAATTGTCTGGTCATGTATCTTTCTTGGCATCATCATCTCCCTGCAGAAAAGATGGGGGGAAGTTGCCGGTATCGCAAGAACACCCGCAAAACTTAGAGCTCTTGTTTTAAGCGGTCTTATCATCGGGACAAACTGGTTTGTCTATATCTGGGCGGTTAATTCGGGCCGGGTAGTGGAAACCAGTCTTGGGTATTATATCAATCCCATGATCAACGTATTGATCGGGTTTTTTCTGCTGGGTGAACGGTTCAGCCGCCTTCAATATATTGCTGTTTTTTTTGCCCTGGCAGGGGTTGTTTACTCGCTTTCAGCCTATGGGGATCTGCCCCTGTTTGCCCTGGCCCTGGCTGTTTCGTTTGCCTTTTATGGCTATGCCCGCAAAAAGATACAGGCTGCCCCCCTGCCTGGTCTTTTGATCGAAACCATGGTTCTGTTAGTTCCGGCCCTGGCATATATCATTTTCAAGCAGGTCACCATGAACAGCTTTTTCCTGAAAGATCCTGGACTGACCCTCTGGATGATCGGGGCCGGTGTCGTTACCAGTCTGCCATTGCTCTGGTTTGCAGAATCAGCCAAAAGACTCAACTTATCCACCCTCGGTATCCTGCAATACCTTGCCCCTTCCATTGCTTTTATGCTGGGGGTCTTTGTTTACAAAGAATCATTTACCCGGCATAACCTGATCACCTTTACGTGCATCTGGATGGGCGTGTTTCTGTATGCCTGGGAATCTTTGAAGAAGAGCCGAAGACAATTATGATTGACATCAAGACATTGATGCTGTCGAATATGCTTGTCAGCGTATTTCTCTGTATCGCATTTCTCATATACAGCCAGGATCAAACGACCTACCGTGGATTCCGGTTATGGGCACTTAGTCCTTTGATCATGACATTGGGCTTTATGGCGATATTTCTGCGTGGAACGATTCCCCTTGGATTAAGCATTTTTGCCGTGAACGGTTTTTTTTCCCTGGTTGCGGTGATTCGCCTGGATGCCATTAAACGCTTCCTTGTGGAAAAATCTTTAAATAGATTGTTCTACACCCTCCCGATCCTGGTTGCGCTTGCCGCCATGTTTTTTTATTTTGCCGATGACCGCATTGAAATCAGAACCTTTATTCTCAGTAATGTCCTTTTTCTCTTGTCTGTTTTGATTTCATGGAATCTGGTTCGGTACTCACCGCCTGAAAACAAGCTGCTCTATTATTCGGCCGGCATTTTTATTGCTGCCCGGGGCTTAACCTTATTGACCTGGGCCATTCTATGGCAGATTAATGATCAGGAACATATTCTTGATGCTGGCATCTGGTCCTCAATCCATTTTGAGTTCGGCTTGATCAGCGAAGTTGGGCAGAACCTGATTTTTTTAATGATGAACAGTAAACGGGCGGAAAAGGATTTCATTGAATCCCGGTCGAAACTTAATTCTACGGTTTTTGATCTGAGGGCGGCGCTGTCCGAGGTTAAAAAACTTCAAGGCATTTTACCCATCTGTTCATACTGCAAAAAAATCAGGGATGACCATGGTGCCTGGCAGGGGATTGAAGAATACGTACGAAAACGTTCTGATGTTGAGTTCAGCCATGGGATCTGTCCTGGGTGTGCAGAAAAGTATTTTCCAGATATGGATTTATACAGCGATTAAGACCGTTTTGAATAATTTAATTTTTTTTATAAACCCACATGTCCTATCGGACACAACGAAATATGAAACACGATGATACAGGGCAGGCGATAGTACCATTCCGCCCCCTTTGGTTACCCTGACCGGAACGGTAAACGTCGGGGGGATTTTTGCCCTTCCAGACTAAAGCGCAGGAACTGCGGGCTAAAGTCCTCAAACAGCCTGCGCTTCTTAACGCCTGGAAGGGCAAAAATCCTATCCCCTTTGGTTTACAATGTTCCGATCAGGGAAACCAAAGAGGGCTCTAAAGTCGAGACTTTCACAATGATGTTTCGACAAGAGTTTATTATAAAATGTTTCCATGGCCCTAAGGGGATCTTTTGTTTTTAATCCATCTACAATTTCCTTGTGTCTTTCGTAAACTTTCTGGGCTGAAAAGAGTTTCACCCAATGCCTGTAAAATAAAAATTTCGAAATCCCCTGGCAGGAACGGTGACAAAATTCCACAAGCAGATCGTTGTCGATGCGGGAAAAGAGAAGGTCATGAAAAGCCTTCTCCAGTGGCGCTTGGTCTGATACGGAACCATTGTTGTCAGCGATATGTCTCATTTTGGCAATGATGCGACCTATCTCTGCAATGTCTTTGTCTGTATAACTGTCCAGCTGGAGAGGATCCGTTCCAAACTATCGAGTCAATTTCAGCCACGCGAAACAGCGGTTTATAAAACAAGAATACCCTGTGCATGGATAGTGATGAATTCTATGCACAGGGCAGGTTTGTTTTTAATGGCGTTTATCGATTACTGATCAATGGGATTACCTGGCCAGGGTTGTCTTGAGTGCTGCCAGTACCCGGCGGACATTTTCAGGCCGGGCCGTATGGCCCATGAGGCCGATGCGCCAAATCTTGCCGGCCAGGGGGCCCAAGCCTGCACCAATCTCAATTTTGTGCTCCATCCGAAGCGCAGTGCGAACGCCAGCTTCGTCAACACCATCGGGCACTTTGACGGCATTGAGCATGGGCAACCGGTATTTTTCTGCCACCAGCATCTGGAGCCCCAGATCTTCCAGGCCGGCCACCAGAGCCCGGTGATTTTCAAGATGGCGTTCAAACGCATTATCAAGGCCTTCGGCAAGGATCAGGTCAAGGGCCTGGTACAGACCGTAGAGCATGTTGACGGGGGCAGTGTGGTGATAGGCCCGTGTGTGGCCTTCCCAGTATTTAATGATCATGGTTAGATCCAGGTACCAGTTGGGCACTTTGGTTTTCCGCCCTTTGAGTGCTGCCACGGCTTTTTCAGAGAAGGCCACCGGTGCCAGACCGGGAGGGCAGGAGAGACATTTCTGGGTGCCGCTGTAAAGGCTGTCGATGCCCCAGCCGTCCATGTTCACATCAATGCCGCCGAGACTGGTCACTGTATCCACCAGATAGATCGTATCAGTAGCTGCAAGCAGAGCGCCGATTTCCGCCACCGGGTTGCGGACGCCGGTGGAGGTCTCGGCATGCACTACGGCAACGATCTTATAGGTTTTCGCATCAAGTTTCTTTTTTACCGCATCCACAATTACCGGAGTGCCCCATTCAAATTCGAGCGTGTCGACATTGGCGCCCAGGCGCGTTGCAAGGTCCTGCATGCGCATGCCGAACACTCCGTTGATGAGTATCAGTATGTCATCTCCGGGTTCGATGAGGTTGACAAAGCAGGTTTCCATACCGGCGGAACCGGTGCCCGACGCTGGGAGGGTTAGTTTGGCCGAGGTTTTGATCAGTTTTTGCAGCTGAGCCTTAATTTCATCCATGATGGTGATAAAATAAGGATCCAGATGTCCGATGGTCTTTGTGCCCAGGGCCGCATAGACCTCATCGGGGACGTTGGAGGGGCCGGGACCCATCAGCAGGATGTCTTCTATTCCGTTTAGCAGATTGCTCATAATTCCTCCTTGTTGTTATCCAGGTTAGCGGACTCAAAATTATTTTTGCAGCCTTTGATATGTCTGCGCGTTAACGCGCCGATGGTCTCGGCGTCTTTTCTTTCAATGCACCCAAAGATTTCTCGATGGACGCTAAGCGCGTTGTCACGGCTTAATCGATTTTTGGCATGTTCGATCAGGAAAGATTGAATCGAATCATCGATAACGTCGAGCATCTGGGTTAAAAACTTGTTGCCTGCCATGGTGGAGATCAGCCGGTGAAACTGGTAGTCCAGTTTGCCGAATTCTTCAGGATTGTCCAGCTTCACTTCGGATTGGGCCAGGTTTTCACGCATGGCTGCAAGGTGTTTTGCCGGGCGCCGCTGGGCTGCCAGAACGGCCAGAGACCCTTCGATAAACATGCGGGCTTCAAAAAGGTCTTCGTAAAATCCGTCGGGATTGCTGGATCGAAAGGGCACTAGCAGGATACCGATACTATCCGGGTTGATCGTTTTAGACACAAAGGCGCCCTTGCCGTGAAAAATATCGATAATGCCCAAGGCACTCAGGCGGGCCAAGCCCTCCCTGAGGCTGAATCGGCTGATGGCCAGCTGTTCCTGCAAAACCCGTTCGCTGGGTAGCTGGTCACCCGGCAACAGCCGGCCGGCTTCGATTTCCGATTTAAAATAGTTTACCACTGCTTCACCGGTGGATATTTTTGATAGGAGAGGTTTCATATTGGAATGGTCGTACTACTCATCAGACCAGTTGTCAAGGGAATTTAATGTGCAGGCAATTGTCTGCGCCCGGGCCACTCTATTAGCTGTTTGCCATACCGGCAAAGGTAAGACAGGCCGCGAATTAGCTAAATATCCCCAAGACTGAAATAAATGGGACCAAAGGGTTGAAGGTGCCGTTCGCTCGCGCATGTCGTAGGGAATCAATCGTATTCCAGTCATACAAGAGGCCATCGACAACGGCAATATGCGATGGATTGATCATGTTGATAAGGAAGTGCGCGAAGCGTGGCGTATGTCGGAAATATCCTCCCCCGGAAGTTGTGAGCGATTCGAAGTTGAACTGAAAAATCGCAATATCACAATGGAAGAATTTGCGGGGTGGCTCACGGTTTCACGAGGTGAAACGCCATCAGTCGCGCTGATACCGTCGTTCCGGACTAAGGCGGCATCGATTCGAACGCTACTCGATAGTTGCAAAAAACAACTCAATATTTACACAGGAAATCATCATGAACTGTAGAAATGTTTCATCAATTGCTATCCTAACGTCTGCAATGATACAGTCAGTATAGGTCTTTGTTTATCAATAAAATTAATAGATAAGCGAATCTTTTGTCACCAGCATTTTTCTATCTGCATCGACAAAAGCAAGGTTCAAATTTTATAACATTCAGGCTGATTTTGAATTATAATAAAAAAGAGCCGATCTATTCGAAACGTTACACAATACAGCTTTGTGTATGTGGCAGATTAGATTAAAAGGAGACCAAACTGATGCCGTATCGATTGCCAAAAGCCATAATAATAACTTTAGGATTTGTATTGATCGCATTGCTTATAGCTCTTCTTGTCATATCTTCAAGTTCTGCAAGTGTTCTTTATACTAAAAAAAACTGCTTGCCACCGGAGGAATGTGGGTAGAAACAAGCACCCCGTGGAAAGCTGAAAAAGCATTTCATAAAAACCGGATAGATCGCATCACGTCTCTGAAAACATCTGATCTTAAAAAAAAGCTCCTTTTAAAACGCGAACTTACCCGCCATATGAAGCGCAGTCATCTTCTTTCTACCAAAAGAGACCAGATTCAGAATGTTCTTATCATGGAAGCCAATGCCAGGGTGAAAAAAAGTAACGGTCCTGTTTCCGGGCAGCTTACAGATACTGCCGGAACCAAGTTTGGCGAAAAAGGGCACCGGGCAATGGCTGGGGACCGGGACATGGGCGGCGGTTCAAACACAACCCAAAAGGTTGAAGAGGTTCTTCAGGACATGGGGCTGTATGATCCTAAAAATAAAAGTACCTCTGTTGTGGATGTGGATTCAAAAGCAGGTACCCTGGAAATAAAAGGTGATTTTGAGCTGACCATAAACAAAGAGGGCTTAAGGCCCAAGGCCGGAACCGAATACCATCAAATACAAGTGGAAGTGGATGCCCGGAATCCGGAAACCTATGTATCCGAGTCCATGAAAACCCGGGCGGATGGTAAGCTTGTCAAACAGCAGATCGGCACCGAATATGTCGAGGTTCAGGACCATCGAAAAAAAGCGTCCAAGGGGCTGTCCTCGGATGGAGATATGTTGGTTCGCCATCCGGAAAAAATGCAGGGCATGGCAAAGGGAACCGGCAAAACCCTGGACATGGGCCGGGTGAATGACGAGACACTGGGAAAGATCCTCAAACAAAATGGCATTTCGGATTCGCCGGTTGAATTTAAAAAGAAACTAAGGGGTATTAAAGAAAACCGGATCAAGATTGAGGATCCCAAGGTGGCAGAACGGATGCGAAGGGCCAGCGAAGATGTTTTTGCCGCAGCAGAACAGGCCACTTTTAAACAGGCCAAACGGGATATTGTAGACTTAAGGGCAAAAGCTGCGTCCAAGCCGCCCAATGATCCAGTTCGCAGGAATATTGAAGAAGAAATCTTGGACACGGTCACCAAGATGAAGCAGACCAAGGCGGTCAATGACGAATTTTTGTCCTCCGGCCCGGCCCGTAAAAAGACCCATGTCCTTCCGGACAGCCCGCCAGATACAACCAAAATAACAATAGAAAAAACGGACATTGAGATAAAAAAAATCGGTTCTGCCGAGCCGCCTTCTGTAAAGCAGAAAGCCTTAAAAACCTTTGGTGCAGTGATGCAAATTGCTGATATAGGGCAGACCTGCCAGACTGTGGAAGACTATATGGAGGGAAAAACCTGTCTGGGTGAGGTCACGGTGACCATTGTGGATCAATATA
Coding sequences:
- a CDS encoding anthranilate synthase component II, which translates into the protein MITFKKRCMPEPRLLLPRLLVIDNYDSFTYNLVQMFMHYNLAIKVHRSDKISIKGAIQFDPDYILISPGPKDPAHSGISIPLIKTFYQKIPVLGVCLGMQCINEAFGGTTPRAPIPMHGKTSSVHHNNQGIFKGMPCPFVAARYHSLMIKPPEPTSLTITAQSADGVIMGISHPHLPLSGLQFHPESFLTENGFLLIENFLKQGALDNSLSREQYAAG
- a CDS encoding MFS transporter, with protein sequence MENKTEQSLSPGLTIFVVSAVQFLAPFMMSAVGVALPAIGQEFSAGAVGLGLVEMVYILAVALIMLPAGRIADIHGRKKVFVAGAILLTLATLLLGLSPTIQIFILFRFLQGAGAAMVTATSVAILSSVIPPGKRGRAMGIVVAAVYAGLSAGPTLAGFMVTYMGWRWIFFSALPMEIAALILTLTRLKGEWKGAEGKSFDWVGSLIYMAALFAVIFGVTHLKDGSAYTRLLAGGIAGMIFFVAWESKITSPILNVKLIFNNRVFAMSNAATLINYAASFGVTFFFSLYLQQVKGFSAQTAGFILIVQPLLQAFLSPISGKFADIFPPARIATFGMGLCAVALAMCTTIQVETPIYQILIILSLLGIGFAFFSSPNMTTVMGSVDPKDYGIASSLIATMRTVGMLTAMTVITIILTIFMDDAPVTPDTAKAFVNAMGTGFSIFCGLSILGILCSMGRMDKKKTASIKCNSKNRG
- a CDS encoding aminotransferase class I/II-fold pyridoxal phosphate-dependent enzyme, whose protein sequence is MLTDFKNQITPIDFNVVKEKIQATGVPSIGNGTIREIVKVANEIQQASGQRYIRMEMGVPGLAPPEVGINGEIEALKNGVASKYPMLEGILPLKKEASRFIKMFMDVDLPEACCIPTVGSMQGGYATFMILGNMDAQKDTLLFLDPGFPVQKQQLDVLGQKYEAFDVYNHRGDKLEAKLEAYCSRGNIAGIIYSNPNNPSWICLNDDELKIIAKIADKYGVIVIEDLAYFAMDFRKDLSIPGKAPFQPTIAKYTKNYILLISSSKAFSYAGQRVGLLAISPDVYEGRYSRLKTRFGNDKFGYTLIYKILYSFSSGTSHSAQYGLAAMLKAANDGDFNFVDSVRVYGERAVAIKALFKKAGFEIVYSRDLDDPLGDGFYFTVCFPGMTGAELVERLLYYGISAIALSGTGSDYEGMRVCMSQVGKDEFEVLGARLEQFGNDYKLS
- a CDS encoding SpoIIE family protein phosphatase, producing MQTDSSKTRDELLVELQRYRVKALGVDALKEQLNRVEDQCRLLQSRLEQRDQDLARECADHHAAVKELGLAQLIVDRSPVILFRRKAGDTFQMDYISVNLRNFGYAPEEFINGKLKFRDIIYRDDRDRVREEVLRFQKADLEEYSQQYRLVTKSGEIRWVYDQTSVVRDKSGTKIYNQGILIDITVRKSAEEKLRKSEEKFRRIVETAAEGFLLMDENLQIVDVNEAYCRMVGYTKKELIGKTPLDLMPDTSRGYILANKETLFMREHRQHESHFIAKDGRRIPILAHGNTLRDDQGTIIGNVAFCTDMTEHKKALILAGEVQKSLLPSKKPHVRGLDIAGRNVSCDEIGGDYFDFLWRHDSSRNAFSIVVGDISGHGVESALLMTTARAFLRMRAAQPGTISEIISEMNNHLVGDILDSGKFMTLFYLSIDPDKRELNWVRAGHDPALIYTPSTGEFEELKGSGLALGVIDGFRYISHQKNDLNNGQIIAIGTDGIWEAINTNGQMFGKKRLRDTIRKYAGESADDILNQVYVELNQFMSGTKPEDDITLVIVKVEGLPEKTSPV
- the rarD gene encoding EamA family transporter RarD, whose protein sequence is MTQPICGILFGLAAFTSWGFLPAYWKQMQAVTPFEILCHRIVWSCIFLGIIISLQKRWGEVAGIARTPAKLRALVLSGLIIGTNWFVYIWAVNSGRVVETSLGYYINPMINVLIGFFLLGERFSRLQYIAVFFALAGVVYSLSAYGDLPLFALALAVSFAFYGYARKKIQAAPLPGLLIETMVLLVPALAYIIFKQVTMNSFFLKDPGLTLWMIGAGVVTSLPLLWFAESAKRLNLSTLGILQYLAPSIAFMLGVFVYKESFTRHNLITFTCIWMGVFLYAWESLKKSRRQL
- a CDS encoding FCD domain-containing protein — encoded protein: MRHIADNNGSVSDQAPLEKAFHDLLFSRIDNDLLVEFCHRSCQGISKFLFYRHWVKLFSAQKVYERHKEIVDGLKTKDPLRAMETFYNKLLSKHHCESLDFRALFGFPDRNIVNQRG